In the genome of Neofelis nebulosa isolate mNeoNeb1 chromosome 6, mNeoNeb1.pri, whole genome shotgun sequence, one region contains:
- the LOC131515327 gene encoding class I histocompatibility antigen, Gogo-B*0101 alpha chain-like isoform X10 has product MSETVLLLLLGALAVTQTWAGSHSLKYFDTAMSRPGLGEPRFIAVGYVDDTQFVRFDSDAPNPRMEPRAPWMEQEGPEYWDQETQNVKNNAQIFRVDLSTLLRYYNQSKSGSHNIQRMYGCDVGPDGRFLRGYRQDAYDGVDYIALKEDLSSWTAADTAAQITRRKWEEAGEAEHWKNYLEGTCVERLSKYLEMGKKRLMRAESPNTRVTRHPISDREVTLRCWALGFYPAEITLTWQRDGQDHTQDAELVETRPAGDGTFQKWAAVVVSSGEEQRYTCHVQHEGLPEPITLRWEPSSQPPIPILGIIVGVAVLVVTVVVGAVIWRKKFSGGKRPSYSHAAHKY; this is encoded by the exons ATGTCCGAAACTGTGCTCCTGCTGCTGTTGGGGGCCCTGGCCGTGACCCAAACCTGGGCGG GCTCCCACTCCCTGAAGTATTTCGACACCGCGATGTCCCGGCCCGGCCTCGGGGAGCCCCGCTTCATCGCCGTGGGCTACGTGGACGACACGCAGTTCGTGCGGTTCGACAGCGACGCCCCGAATCCGAGGATGGAGCCGCGGGCGCCGTGGATGGAGCAGGAGGGGCCGGAGTATTGGGACCAGGAGACGCAGAACGTGAAGAACAACGCACAGATATTCCGAGTGGACCTGAGCACGTTGCTCCGCTACTACAACCAGAGCAAGTCCG GATCTCACAACATCCAGAGAATGTATGGCTGTGACGTGGGACCCGACGGCCGCTTCCTCCGCGGGTACAGGCAGGACGCCTACGATGGCGTGGATTACATCGCCCTGAAAGAGGACCTGAGCTCCTGGACCGCGGCGGACACCGCGGCGCAGATCACCCGCCGCAAGTGGGAGGAGGCCGGTGAGGCAGAGCACTGGAAGAACTACCTGGAGGGCACGTGCGTGGAAAGGCTCTCCAAATACCTGGAGATGGGGAAGAAGAGGCTGATGCGCGCAG aaTCTCCGAATACACGCGTGACCCGCCACCCCATCTCTGACCGTGAGGTGACCCTGaggtgctgggccctgggcttCTACCCTGCGGAGATCACCCTGACTTGGCAGCGTGATGGGCAGGACCACACCCAGGACGCAGAGCTTGTGGAGACCAGGCCTGCGGGAGATGGAACCTTCCAGAAGTGGGCGGCTGTGGTGGTGTCttctggagaggagcagagatacACGTGCCATGTGCAGCACGAGGGGCTGCCCGAGCCCATCACCTTGAGATGGG agCCATCCTCTCAGccccccatccccatcctggGCATCATTGTTGGTGTGGCTGTCCTTGTGGTCACTGTGGTGGTTGGAGCTGTGATCTGGAGGAAGAAGTTCTCAG GAGGAAAAAGACCAAGCTACTCTCACGCTGCACATAAGTATTGA
- the LOC131515327 gene encoding saoe class I histocompatibility antigen, A alpha chain-like isoform X7 — MSETVLLLLLGALAVTQTWAGSHSLKYFDTAMSRPGLGEPRFIAVGYVDDTQFVRFDSDAPNPRMEPRAPWMEQEGPEYWDQETQNVKNNAQIFRVDLSTLLRYYNQSKSGSHNIQRMYGCDVGPDGRFLRGYRQDAYDGVDYIALKEDLSSWTAADTAAQITRRKWEEAGEAEHWKNYLEGTCVERLSKYLEMGKKRLMRAESPNTRVTRHPISDREVTLRCWALGFYPAEITLTWQRDGQDHTQDAELVETRPAGDGTFQKWAAVVVSSGEEQRYTCHVQHEGLPEPITLRWEPSSQPPIPILGIIVGVAVLVVTVVVGAVIWRKKFSAEKGPSYSHAARNDSTQGSDSSLMAPKV; from the exons ATGTCCGAAACTGTGCTCCTGCTGCTGTTGGGGGCCCTGGCCGTGACCCAAACCTGGGCGG GCTCCCACTCCCTGAAGTATTTCGACACCGCGATGTCCCGGCCCGGCCTCGGGGAGCCCCGCTTCATCGCCGTGGGCTACGTGGACGACACGCAGTTCGTGCGGTTCGACAGCGACGCCCCGAATCCGAGGATGGAGCCGCGGGCGCCGTGGATGGAGCAGGAGGGGCCGGAGTATTGGGACCAGGAGACGCAGAACGTGAAGAACAACGCACAGATATTCCGAGTGGACCTGAGCACGTTGCTCCGCTACTACAACCAGAGCAAGTCCG GATCTCACAACATCCAGAGAATGTATGGCTGTGACGTGGGACCCGACGGCCGCTTCCTCCGCGGGTACAGGCAGGACGCCTACGATGGCGTGGATTACATCGCCCTGAAAGAGGACCTGAGCTCCTGGACCGCGGCGGACACCGCGGCGCAGATCACCCGCCGCAAGTGGGAGGAGGCCGGTGAGGCAGAGCACTGGAAGAACTACCTGGAGGGCACGTGCGTGGAAAGGCTCTCCAAATACCTGGAGATGGGGAAGAAGAGGCTGATGCGCGCAG aaTCTCCGAATACACGCGTGACCCGCCACCCCATCTCTGACCGTGAGGTGACCCTGaggtgctgggccctgggcttCTACCCTGCGGAGATCACCCTGACTTGGCAGCGTGATGGGCAGGACCACACCCAGGACGCAGAGCTTGTGGAGACCAGGCCTGCGGGAGATGGAACCTTCCAGAAGTGGGCGGCTGTGGTGGTGTCttctggagaggagcagagatacACGTGCCATGTGCAGCACGAGGGGCTGCCCGAGCCCATCACCTTGAGATGGG agCCATCCTCTCAGccccccatccccatcctggGCATCATTGTTGGTGTGGCTGTCCTTGTGGTCACTGTGGTGGTTGGAGCTGTGATCTGGAGGAAGAAGTTCTCAG